Proteins encoded in a region of the Triplophysa rosa linkage group LG6, Trosa_1v2, whole genome shotgun sequence genome:
- the edar gene encoding tumor necrosis factor receptor superfamily member EDAR isoform X2: MSFTITQATVVVPAHSVNLDKSHTWYYILENRPRNIYGMVCHSCQNAPKNVKECMRSTPVSSGRVPSVSSSSTTILPHPEKDPTGQGHLATALIIAMSTIFIMAIAIVMIIMFYIVKAKPDGQACCSGQIIKTTESQTNKQEEKKEIQESVVIFAEKDEYDKLKSSPPKPAKSENDASSENEQLLSRSIDSDEEAAQDKQTAADLCLMSLVHLTREKTSSTNTVHNNNTTTNNNNSSRATGIHSRRKKILDLYTKACSVAEGLSPTELPFDCLERTSRMLSSTYSTDKAVVKTWRHLAESFGLKRDEIGGMSDGMQLFDRVSTAGYSIPDLLTRLVQIERLDVIEVLCFDILGGPESGVPPSSHHPTLSSRCASV; this comes from the exons GTATTACATACTGGAAAACAGACCACGCAACATCTACGGCATGGTGTGTCACTCGTGTCAGAACGCTCCCAAGAACGTCAAAGAGT GCATGAGGTCCACACCCGTGTCATCTGGACGTGTTCCCAGCGTGTCCTCCAGCAGCACCACCATTCTCCCACATCCAGAGAAAG aTCCAACAGGGCAAGGTCACCTAGCAACAGCTCTCATTATCGCCATGTCAACCATCTTTATCATGGCCATCGCCATAGTGATGATCATCATGTTTTACATCGTAAAAGCCAAGCCGGATGGGCAAG CGTGCTGTTCTGGACAAATCATCAAGACCACAGAaagtcaaacaaacaaacaggagGAGAAGAAAGAGATTCAAG AAAGTGTCGTGATCTTTGCAGAGAAGGACGAATATGACAAGCTCAAGTCATCACCTCCAAAACCTGCAAAAAG TGAAAACGACGCGTCATCAGAGAACGAGCAGCTGTTGAGTCGCAGCATTGACAGCGATGAAGAAGCAGCTCAAGACAAACAGACGGCAGCTGATCTCTGTCTGATGTCACTGGTGCATCTGACCCGAGAGAAGACATCTTCAACAAACACCgtacacaacaacaacacaacaacaaacaacaacaacagcagcagagCCACAGGG aTTCACAGCAGAAGGAAGAAAATCTTGGACTTGTACACAAAAGCCTGCAGCGTTGCAGAAG GTCTGAGTCCCACCGAGCTTCCGTTTGACTGTCTGGAGCGCACCAGCCGCATGCTCAGCTCTACATACAGCACGGATAAAGCCGTGGTGAAGACCTGGAGACATCTGGCAGAGAGCTTTGGACTGAAGCGAGACGAGATCGGAGGCATGAGTGATGGGATGCAGCTCTTCGACAGAGTCAGTACGGCGGGTTACAGCATCCCAGACCTGCTGACGCGTTTGGTTCAGATCGAGAGACTGGACGTCATCGAGGTTCTCTGCTTTGATATTCTGGGCGGCCCCGAGAGCGGCGTCCCCCCGTCCAGCCATCATCCCACTTTATCTTCTCGCTGCGCCAGCGTCTGA
- the edar gene encoding tumor necrosis factor receptor superfamily member EDAR isoform X1: MVSSVCVVRAEYSNCGENEFYNHTSNSCRPCPQCQPGQEPYMNCGYGIKDDDYSCIPCPAGKFSKGKYEICRRHKDCDSLYRATVLTAGTHESDAECGACLPGYYILENRPRNIYGMVCHSCQNAPKNVKECMRSTPVSSGRVPSVSSSSTTILPHPEKDPTGQGHLATALIIAMSTIFIMAIAIVMIIMFYIVKAKPDGQACCSGQIIKTTESQTNKQEEKKEIQESVVIFAEKDEYDKLKSSPPKPAKSENDASSENEQLLSRSIDSDEEAAQDKQTAADLCLMSLVHLTREKTSSTNTVHNNNTTTNNNNSSRATGIHSRRKKILDLYTKACSVAEGLSPTELPFDCLERTSRMLSSTYSTDKAVVKTWRHLAESFGLKRDEIGGMSDGMQLFDRVSTAGYSIPDLLTRLVQIERLDVIEVLCFDILGGPESGVPPSSHHPTLSSRCASV, translated from the exons AACTGTGGTTATGGTATAAAGGATGACGATTATTCCTGCATCCCGTGTCCTGCAGGGAAATTCTCTAAAGGAAAATATGAGATCTGCCGTCGACACAAAGACTGTGATTCTCTGTATCGAGCCACTGTGTTAACAGCAGGGACTCATGAGAGCGACGCGGAGTGTGGAGCCTGTTTACCGGG GTATTACATACTGGAAAACAGACCACGCAACATCTACGGCATGGTGTGTCACTCGTGTCAGAACGCTCCCAAGAACGTCAAAGAGT GCATGAGGTCCACACCCGTGTCATCTGGACGTGTTCCCAGCGTGTCCTCCAGCAGCACCACCATTCTCCCACATCCAGAGAAAG aTCCAACAGGGCAAGGTCACCTAGCAACAGCTCTCATTATCGCCATGTCAACCATCTTTATCATGGCCATCGCCATAGTGATGATCATCATGTTTTACATCGTAAAAGCCAAGCCGGATGGGCAAG CGTGCTGTTCTGGACAAATCATCAAGACCACAGAaagtcaaacaaacaaacaggagGAGAAGAAAGAGATTCAAG AAAGTGTCGTGATCTTTGCAGAGAAGGACGAATATGACAAGCTCAAGTCATCACCTCCAAAACCTGCAAAAAG TGAAAACGACGCGTCATCAGAGAACGAGCAGCTGTTGAGTCGCAGCATTGACAGCGATGAAGAAGCAGCTCAAGACAAACAGACGGCAGCTGATCTCTGTCTGATGTCACTGGTGCATCTGACCCGAGAGAAGACATCTTCAACAAACACCgtacacaacaacaacacaacaacaaacaacaacaacagcagcagagCCACAGGG aTTCACAGCAGAAGGAAGAAAATCTTGGACTTGTACACAAAAGCCTGCAGCGTTGCAGAAG GTCTGAGTCCCACCGAGCTTCCGTTTGACTGTCTGGAGCGCACCAGCCGCATGCTCAGCTCTACATACAGCACGGATAAAGCCGTGGTGAAGACCTGGAGACATCTGGCAGAGAGCTTTGGACTGAAGCGAGACGAGATCGGAGGCATGAGTGATGGGATGCAGCTCTTCGACAGAGTCAGTACGGCGGGTTACAGCATCCCAGACCTGCTGACGCGTTTGGTTCAGATCGAGAGACTGGACGTCATCGAGGTTCTCTGCTTTGATATTCTGGGCGGCCCCGAGAGCGGCGTCCCCCCGTCCAGCCATCATCCCACTTTATCTTCTCGCTGCGCCAGCGTCTGA